Within the Bradyrhizobium cosmicum genome, the region TCCTCAGGTATAGGGGCCGAGCTTGCAGCCGAACAGGTCCGGCGGATTCATCACGCTTTCGCCTTCGGCGACGTCGACGATCTCGTAATAATCTTCGGGCCCCTTCATCTCCGCCGGTGCCTTGCCGCGCAGGATCGGGATCGGGCGCACCATCTGGTGGTCCTCGGCGCGGAAATAGACCTTGCCGATGGTGGTCTCGTAGGGCTGTTCCTTCGAGGCCTCCATCGCCTTGATGACCTCGACCGGATTGAAGCTCTTGACCCGTTCGACCGTCATCGCCCAGAGATAGGTCTGCATGTAGCCGATATGGGCGCCCCAGCGCGGGTGATATTTGTTCTTGGCGACGAAGGCGTCGACGAAACCCTTCGCGAGCGGATAGCGGTCCGACAGGGTCCACCAGAAGTCGCAGCTGCCATAGACGCCCTGCATGATCTCGGCGCCGAGCTCCTTGTCCTGGAACGAGGACAGGTTCGGCACGACCAGCTTCATCTTCTTGAGCACGCCGAACTGCTCGGCCTGCTTGGTCGAGGCGACGGCGTCGGCACCGAAGGCGATGTTGACGAACACATCGGCGCCGCTGTTGGCGATGTTGAGCAGCGCGGAGGAGTAGTCTGTCGTGCCGAGCGGAACCACTTCCTTGGCGACCTGCTGCCAGCCCTGTTCCTTCGAGAACTTCGCGAAGCTGTCATAGACGGTGTGGCCGTAGGTGTAATCGGGCACCAGGAAGGCGGTCTTCATGTTCTTGCCGAGCGCCTTGGCGACGACGGGCGCGAGCGCCTTCGCGGCCATATAGGCGTTCTGCTGCGAGCGGAAGCCGTAACGCTGGCAGTTCTTG harbors:
- a CDS encoding substrate-binding protein, with protein sequence MKLDRRQILLGSAGAAAGLVLPGGAAWAQTPASIGTFPDGVTADSVFVGLTIPLTGVFSGDGGDLKLGYELAISEINAGGDAAKKWGLQAKGVLGRQIRYKVSDTEGKPNLDVQSATQFIQRDKAIMLAGSVSSASAIALEELGSREKVLYMVGIAGSNDITGKNCQRYGFRSQQNAYMAAKALAPVVAKALGKNMKTAFLVPDYTYGHTVYDSFAKFSKEQGWQQVAKEVVPLGTTDYSSALLNIANSGADVFVNIAFGADAVASTKQAEQFGVLKKMKLVVPNLSSFQDKELGAEIMQGVYGSCDFWWTLSDRYPLAKGFVDAFVAKNKYHPRWGAHIGYMQTYLWAMTVERVKSFNPVEVIKAMEASKEQPYETTIGKVYFRAEDHQMVRPIPILRGKAPAEMKGPEDYYEIVDVAEGESVMNPPDLFGCKLGPYT